The Catenuloplanes niger genome includes a window with the following:
- a CDS encoding ABC transporter ATP-binding protein codes for MRADVRGFGWRFAGRRDWAVRGLDLTVEAGERVLLLGASGAGKSTLLAALAGLLPEDSGESEGVVEAQRAALLFQDPQTQLVMSRSGDDVAFGLENLGVPGPEIWPRVDRALDLAGFPYGRDRPTAALSGGEAQRLALAGVLAIRPALLLLDEPTANLDPAGAALIRDALARALDPDAALIVVEHRVAEVLPLINRVVVLAAGGGVLADGPPDRVFAEHGATLAEAGIWVPGHPIAPRRAGHPAGDEVLRADRVSVHGRLDLAELGIRRAHVHAILGPNGAGKSTLARLLGGLLAPDSGAVRATPALAGPDASRPPHRWRAAALAGRIGSVFQNPEHQFVTGTVREELALGPRRQRRSPADVTAVVDGLLERLRLTRLAGANPFTLSGGEARRLSVATALAAGPAVLVLDEPTFGQDRRTWIELIDLLAALRDSDGAAIVAVTHDPDVVAVLADEVTTLGAGR; via the coding sequence CGCCGACGTCCGGGGTTTCGGGTGGCGGTTCGCCGGCCGGCGGGACTGGGCCGTGCGCGGCCTGGACCTGACCGTCGAGGCCGGCGAACGCGTACTGCTGCTCGGTGCCTCGGGCGCCGGCAAGTCCACGCTGCTGGCCGCGCTGGCCGGGCTGCTGCCGGAGGACTCCGGCGAGTCCGAGGGCGTGGTCGAGGCGCAGCGTGCCGCGCTGCTCTTCCAGGACCCGCAGACCCAGCTGGTGATGAGCCGCAGCGGCGACGACGTGGCGTTCGGCCTGGAGAACCTGGGCGTCCCCGGCCCGGAGATCTGGCCCCGGGTGGACCGCGCGCTCGACCTGGCCGGTTTCCCGTACGGCCGCGACCGGCCGACCGCCGCGCTCTCCGGCGGTGAGGCGCAGCGGCTCGCGCTGGCCGGCGTGCTGGCCATCCGGCCCGCGCTGTTGCTGCTCGACGAGCCGACCGCGAACCTGGACCCGGCCGGCGCCGCGCTGATCCGTGACGCGCTGGCCCGCGCGCTCGACCCGGACGCCGCGCTGATCGTGGTCGAGCACCGGGTCGCCGAGGTGCTGCCGTTGATCAACCGCGTGGTGGTGCTGGCCGCGGGCGGCGGCGTGCTCGCGGACGGGCCGCCGGACCGCGTCTTCGCGGAGCACGGCGCCACGCTGGCCGAGGCCGGCATCTGGGTGCCCGGCCACCCGATCGCGCCCCGGCGGGCCGGGCACCCGGCCGGTGACGAGGTGCTCCGCGCGGACCGGGTCTCGGTGCACGGCCGCCTGGACCTGGCCGAGCTGGGCATCCGGCGCGCGCACGTGCACGCGATCCTGGGCCCCAACGGCGCCGGCAAGTCCACCCTGGCCCGGTTGCTCGGTGGTCTGCTCGCCCCGGACAGCGGCGCGGTCCGGGCCACGCCCGCGCTGGCCGGGCCGGACGCGTCCCGCCCGCCGCACCGGTGGCGGGCCGCCGCGCTGGCCGGCCGGATCGGCTCGGTCTTCCAGAACCCGGAGCACCAGTTCGTCACCGGTACGGTCCGGGAGGAGCTCGCGCTCGGCCCGCGCCGCCAACGCCGCTCCCCCGCGGACGTGACCGCGGTGGTGGACGGTCTGCTGGAGCGGCTGCGGCTGACCCGGCTGGCCGGCGCGAACCCGTTCACGCTCTCCGGCGGCGAGGCGCGGCGGCTGAGCGTGGCGACCGCGCTGGCCGCCGGCCCGGCCGTGCTGGTCCTGGACGAGCCGACGTTCGGCCAGGACCGCCGCACCTGGATCGAACTGATCGACCTGCTCGCCGCGCTGCGCGACTCCGACGGCGCCGCGATCGTCGCGGTCACCCACGACCCGGACGTGGTCGCCGTGCTCGCGGACGAGGTCACCACGCTGGGGGCCGGCCGGTGA
- a CDS encoding energy-coupling factor transporter transmembrane component T family protein: MERGVERRATPVLARRNPAAKLAAALLFSLPLIATLDPVAPAVAVAVELAVLPLFGVRPLALLRRAAPLLLSIAGTLVTLLLFAADRSGTVLLDAGPVLLTTGVLWTALGMALRVVAIALPGLIVLSTTDPTDLADALIQNARISPRFAIGALAAFRMVPLLTDEWRTLAAARRARGVDAGRNPAAAVRIFVSAAFALLVGAIRRGVRLATAMDARGFDARTPRTVARRQSFRYPDALLMVAAAGLSAAALAISVLTGVFRPII; the protein is encoded by the coding sequence GTGGAGCGCGGCGTCGAGCGCCGCGCGACGCCGGTCCTGGCCCGGCGCAACCCGGCCGCGAAGCTCGCCGCCGCACTGCTCTTCTCGCTGCCGCTGATCGCGACGCTGGACCCGGTCGCCCCGGCCGTGGCGGTCGCGGTGGAGCTCGCCGTGCTGCCGCTGTTCGGCGTCCGCCCGCTGGCGCTGCTGCGCCGGGCCGCGCCGCTGCTGCTCAGCATCGCCGGGACGCTGGTCACGCTGCTGCTGTTCGCGGCGGACCGGTCCGGCACCGTGCTGCTGGACGCCGGGCCGGTGCTGCTCACCACCGGCGTGCTGTGGACCGCGCTCGGCATGGCGCTGCGCGTGGTGGCGATCGCGCTGCCCGGCCTGATCGTGCTGTCCACCACGGACCCGACGGACCTGGCCGACGCGCTGATCCAGAACGCCCGGATCTCGCCCCGGTTCGCGATCGGCGCGCTCGCCGCGTTCCGGATGGTGCCGCTGCTGACGGACGAGTGGCGGACGCTGGCCGCGGCCCGCCGGGCGCGGGGCGTGGACGCGGGCCGCAACCCGGCCGCCGCGGTCCGGATCTTCGTGTCGGCCGCGTTCGCGCTGCTGGTCGGCGCGATCCGGCGGGGCGTGCGGCTGGCCACCGCGATGGACGCGCGGGGCTTCGACGCGCGGACGCCCCGGACCGTCGCCCGCCGCCAGTCCTTCCGGTACCCGGACGCGCTCCTGATGGTCGCCGCGGCCGGGCTCAGCGCCGCCGCGCTGGCGATCAGCGTGCTGACCGGCGTGTTCCGGCCCATCATCTGA
- a CDS encoding PHP domain-containing protein: protein MGHGHPHTHDHSHDHDHDHGSTPDALDLSIPDSELSPADVSRRGFLRGAGLLGAAAGLTGAGTAGGVLGTPDIAVAHGGGQRTGDFSWKAGDHHIHTQYSSDGKYRVADHVQHGLAYGLDWLVITDHGGATHAKIGVDKVNPDIVAAREKFPEALVFQGLEWNIPAAEHGTIIVHPGKKEVEVLKEFETNYDGSVKGASSQSAANETLAIAGLNFLAAAKKNRRVSDAMFFANHPSRKGLDSPHEIRGWRDAQPEIALGFEGAPGHQAAAIPTSAFGPGAGRGFYDSSPGADSFPAYPLESYRTWGGFDWMTATVGGLWDSLLAEGKPWWITANSDSHSVLWDTSIRGANSDFNANGRYNDPQHGVKPDVTAGDFWPGFYSRTHVGAAGDDYRHVMDGLRAGRVWVDHGGLIKSLDVRARVQGDRNRRGGTPLGGVLKVRKGTAVEVTIDVELADKPNWAQLLPVLARVDLIQGAVTGAAADRDVFTAPKTRVVTSFEVAKGKKTASFTYSFGRVSSPFYFRVRGTDGNFSQPGLYGAAVDPTGPKLDVVGDADPWLDLWFYANPIWVLPY, encoded by the coding sequence ATGGGCCACGGCCACCCGCACACGCACGACCACTCCCACGATCACGACCACGATCACGGCTCCACGCCGGACGCGCTCGACCTGTCCATCCCGGACAGTGAGCTCTCCCCCGCCGACGTGAGCCGCCGCGGCTTCCTGCGCGGCGCGGGCCTGCTCGGCGCGGCCGCCGGCCTGACCGGTGCGGGCACCGCCGGCGGCGTCCTCGGCACGCCGGACATCGCGGTCGCGCACGGCGGTGGGCAGCGGACCGGTGACTTCAGCTGGAAGGCCGGCGACCACCACATCCACACCCAGTACAGCAGCGACGGGAAGTACCGGGTCGCCGACCACGTGCAGCACGGCCTCGCGTACGGGCTGGACTGGCTGGTCATCACGGACCACGGCGGCGCGACGCACGCCAAGATCGGCGTCGACAAGGTCAACCCGGACATCGTCGCGGCGCGCGAGAAGTTCCCGGAGGCGCTGGTCTTCCAGGGTCTGGAGTGGAACATCCCGGCCGCGGAGCACGGCACGATCATCGTGCACCCGGGGAAGAAGGAGGTGGAGGTCCTCAAGGAGTTCGAGACCAACTACGACGGCAGCGTCAAGGGCGCCAGCTCGCAGTCGGCCGCGAACGAGACGCTGGCCATCGCCGGCCTCAACTTCCTCGCCGCCGCGAAGAAGAACCGCCGGGTCAGCGACGCGATGTTCTTCGCGAACCACCCGTCCCGCAAGGGCCTCGACTCGCCGCACGAGATCCGCGGCTGGCGGGACGCGCAGCCGGAGATCGCGCTGGGCTTCGAGGGCGCGCCCGGTCACCAGGCCGCCGCGATCCCGACCAGCGCGTTCGGCCCGGGTGCCGGCCGCGGCTTCTACGACAGCAGCCCCGGCGCGGACTCGTTCCCGGCGTACCCGCTGGAGAGCTACCGGACCTGGGGCGGCTTCGACTGGATGACCGCCACGGTCGGCGGCCTCTGGGACAGCCTGCTGGCCGAGGGCAAGCCGTGGTGGATCACCGCGAACTCGGACTCGCACAGCGTCCTCTGGGACACCTCGATCCGCGGCGCGAACAGCGACTTCAACGCGAACGGCCGCTACAACGACCCGCAGCACGGCGTCAAGCCGGACGTGACCGCCGGTGACTTCTGGCCCGGCTTCTACAGCCGCACGCACGTCGGCGCGGCCGGCGACGACTACCGCCACGTGATGGACGGCCTGCGCGCCGGCCGCGTCTGGGTGGACCACGGCGGCCTGATCAAGTCGCTGGACGTGCGCGCGCGGGTGCAGGGCGACCGCAACCGCCGGGGCGGCACCCCGCTCGGCGGCGTGCTGAAGGTCCGCAAGGGCACCGCCGTCGAGGTCACCATCGACGTCGAGCTGGCCGACAAGCCGAACTGGGCGCAGCTGCTCCCGGTGCTGGCCCGCGTCGACCTGATCCAGGGCGCGGTCACCGGTGCCGCCGCGGACCGCGACGTGTTCACCGCGCCGAAGACCCGGGTGGTCACGTCGTTCGAGGTCGCGAAGGGGAAGAAGACGGCCTCCTTCACGTACTCGTTCGGGCGGGTCTCGTCGCCGTTCTACTTCCGCGTGCGCGGCACCGACGGCAACTTCAGCCAGCCCGGCCTGTACGGCGCCGCGGTCGACCCGACCGGCCCGAAGCTGGACGTGGTCGGCGACGCCGACCCGTGGCTCGACCTGTGGTTCTACGCGAACCCGATCTGGGTCCTGCCCTACTGA
- a CDS encoding putative bifunctional diguanylate cyclase/phosphodiesterase: MSPASAEPLAARVARAWARAISRTSYVSMAHRELIDYLTVPAERLVRALESENHDPLIPYGIGFALVEDHFTEPASLDRTLAVLGEELAPLGRAHRLAAVLGAIGAGFARALKERTLAEQENIRDAALIARSAAEEARWTSEARFRAIFAEAVIGIGVAELDGSIIDVNAAICEMFGYTRAEFLTQNVSTFIHPQDAPDVWDRYQDLVDGKLDHFRLEKPYARNGGGSIWTDLVVSLVRAHDGTPRFVVAMVEDITERHRLQLQLEHQALHDPLTDLPNRTLLFTRLEEALADPEPHGRVGLCYLDLDGFKAINDTLGHAAGDQLLRTVAGRLAAAVSGGAANGTMVARMGGDEFVVLVPRSSGTAELVGVAEAALAAVRRPVRLDGRSLTVSASAGLIERPAGGDTTAAELMKAADTTLYWAKGDGRDRWAFFDEDRYATDISRYRLSAELPRALAQHEFFVEYQPLVRLGDDGVAGVEALVRWQHPELGLLRPDLFVPLAEETGLIVPLGRWVLREACGQAARWRAAHPDRTLLVSVNVAVRQLREPGFVAEVRDALTTTGLEPSALQLELTESTLMGTTGEPLRRLRALADLGIRIAIDDFGTGYSNLAYLRNLPVTGLKLAGTFVTGKTRADLPDRVDREILAALVRLAHALGLTVIAEGVETAEQAALLRTLDCDMVQGWHYARAEHPDAFAARLAATV; the protein is encoded by the coding sequence GTGTCGCCCGCATCCGCTGAACCGCTCGCGGCCCGCGTCGCCCGGGCGTGGGCCCGGGCGATCAGCCGCACCAGTTACGTGTCGATGGCGCACCGCGAGCTGATCGACTACCTCACCGTGCCCGCGGAGCGGCTCGTCCGCGCGCTGGAGTCGGAGAACCACGACCCGCTGATCCCGTACGGCATCGGATTCGCCCTGGTCGAGGACCACTTCACCGAACCGGCGTCGCTGGACCGGACGCTCGCGGTGCTGGGCGAGGAACTGGCCCCGCTGGGCCGCGCCCACCGGCTCGCGGCCGTGCTGGGCGCGATCGGGGCCGGGTTCGCCCGCGCGCTCAAGGAACGCACGCTCGCGGAGCAGGAGAACATCCGCGACGCCGCGCTCATCGCCCGGTCCGCCGCGGAGGAGGCGCGCTGGACCAGCGAGGCCCGGTTCCGGGCGATCTTCGCGGAGGCGGTGATCGGCATCGGCGTCGCGGAGCTGGACGGCTCGATCATCGACGTGAACGCCGCGATCTGCGAGATGTTCGGCTACACGCGCGCGGAGTTCCTCACCCAGAACGTCTCCACGTTCATCCACCCGCAGGACGCGCCCGACGTCTGGGACAGGTACCAGGACCTGGTGGACGGCAAGCTCGACCACTTCCGGCTGGAGAAGCCGTACGCGCGCAACGGCGGCGGCAGCATCTGGACCGACCTGGTGGTGTCGCTGGTCCGCGCGCACGACGGCACGCCCCGGTTCGTGGTCGCCATGGTCGAGGACATCACCGAGCGGCACCGCCTCCAGCTCCAGCTCGAACACCAGGCGCTGCACGACCCGCTGACCGACCTGCCGAACCGGACGCTGCTGTTCACCCGGCTGGAGGAGGCGCTGGCCGACCCGGAGCCGCACGGCCGGGTCGGGCTCTGCTACCTCGACCTGGACGGCTTCAAGGCGATCAACGACACGCTCGGCCACGCGGCCGGCGACCAGCTGCTGCGCACGGTCGCGGGCCGGCTCGCGGCCGCGGTCTCCGGCGGCGCCGCGAACGGCACCATGGTCGCGCGGATGGGTGGCGACGAGTTCGTGGTGCTGGTCCCGCGCTCGTCCGGCACCGCGGAACTCGTCGGCGTGGCCGAGGCCGCGCTCGCCGCGGTGCGCCGCCCGGTCCGGCTGGACGGCCGCTCGCTGACGGTCTCGGCCAGCGCCGGGCTGATCGAGCGGCCGGCCGGGGGCGACACCACCGCGGCCGAGCTGATGAAGGCCGCGGACACCACGCTCTACTGGGCGAAGGGCGACGGCCGGGACCGGTGGGCGTTCTTCGACGAGGACCGCTACGCCACCGACATCAGCCGCTACCGGCTCTCCGCCGAGCTGCCGCGCGCGCTTGCCCAGCACGAGTTCTTCGTCGAGTACCAGCCGCTGGTCCGGCTCGGCGACGACGGCGTGGCCGGGGTGGAGGCGCTGGTGCGCTGGCAGCACCCGGAGCTCGGGCTGCTGCGCCCGGACCTGTTCGTGCCGCTGGCCGAGGAGACCGGCCTGATCGTGCCGCTCGGCCGCTGGGTGCTGCGCGAGGCGTGCGGCCAGGCCGCCCGCTGGCGCGCCGCGCACCCGGACAGGACGCTGCTGGTCAGCGTGAACGTGGCGGTCCGCCAGCTCCGCGAGCCCGGCTTCGTGGCGGAGGTCCGCGACGCGTTGACCACCACCGGCCTGGAACCGTCCGCGCTGCAGCTGGAGCTGACCGAGAGCACGTTGATGGGCACCACCGGTGAACCGCTGCGCCGGCTGCGCGCCCTCGCCGACCTGGGCATCCGGATCGCCATCGACGACTTCGGCACCGGTTACTCGAACCTCGCCTACCTGCGCAACCTGCCGGTCACCGGCCTCAAGCTGGCCGGCACGTTCGTCACCGGCAAGACCCGCGCCGACCTGCCGGACCGCGTCGACCGCGAGATACTGGCCGCGCTGGTCCGCCTGGCCCACGCGCTCGGCCTCACCGTGATCGCCGAGGGCGTCGAGACCGCGGAACAGGCCGCCCTGCTCCGCACGCTCGACTGCGACATGGTGCAGGGCTGGCACTACGCCCGCGCGGAACACCCCGACGCGTTCGCCGCCCGCCTGGCGGCGACGGTCTGA
- a CDS encoding SAM-dependent methyltransferase — protein MEGAERPVWAPDEVDLTKPSVARVYDYYLGGSHNFAVDRAFAAKVLEAMPDLPKHAQENRAFLRRAVRALVAEGIDQFVDLGSGIPTVGNVHEVAQALNPDARIAYVDWDPVALAHSRAILADNPNATVVAGDLRRPAELLNDPQLHKAVDLSRPVAVLIVSVLHFVPDDEKPEEIVATMTQSVAPGSFVVISHASNDRSGQPDQAEKAEEIYNRTASPFRMRDRHEITALFGGLELVEPGVVQMPLWRPDSPEDVGPDAATYPGFAGVARIR, from the coding sequence ATGGAAGGTGCAGAGCGTCCCGTCTGGGCTCCGGATGAGGTCGACCTGACCAAGCCCAGCGTCGCGCGCGTCTACGACTACTACCTGGGCGGCTCGCACAACTTCGCGGTGGACCGGGCGTTCGCGGCCAAGGTCCTGGAGGCGATGCCGGACCTGCCCAAGCACGCGCAGGAGAACCGGGCGTTCCTGCGCCGCGCGGTGCGGGCGCTGGTCGCCGAGGGCATCGACCAGTTCGTCGACCTGGGCTCCGGCATACCCACGGTGGGCAACGTGCACGAGGTGGCGCAGGCTCTCAACCCGGACGCGCGGATCGCGTACGTGGACTGGGACCCGGTCGCGCTCGCGCACAGCCGCGCGATCCTGGCGGACAACCCGAACGCGACCGTGGTCGCCGGTGACCTGCGCCGCCCGGCCGAGCTGCTGAACGACCCGCAGCTGCACAAGGCCGTCGACCTCAGCCGCCCGGTCGCCGTGCTGATCGTCTCCGTGCTGCACTTCGTGCCGGACGACGAGAAGCCGGAGGAGATCGTGGCGACGATGACGCAGAGCGTGGCGCCGGGCAGCTTCGTGGTGATCTCGCACGCCAGCAACGACCGGTCCGGGCAGCCGGACCAGGCGGAGAAGGCCGAGGAGATCTACAACCGGACGGCCAGTCCGTTCCGGATGCGTGACCGGCACGAGATAACCGCGCTCTTCGGCGGGCTGGAGCTGGTCGAGCCGGGCGTCGTGCAGATGCCGCTGTGGCGGCCGGACTCGCCCGAGGACGTCGGCCCGGACGCGGCCACCTATCCGGGATTCGCGGGTGTCGCCCGCATCCGCTGA
- a CDS encoding isoprenyl transferase translates to MRAFARRSTAPVRQPTPHPSGARPPSLPAESLPKHVAIVMDGNGRWAKERGLARTKGHEAGEHSLFDTIEGAIELGIPYLSAYAFSTENWRRSPDEVRFLMGFNRDVIHRRRDELRDLGVRIVWSGRAGRLWKSVIGELTTAEEMSKKNATLTLQFCVNYGGQAEIADAAQAIARDVAAGKVNPEKVNEKLIAKYLYHPEVPDVDMFLRPSGEQRISNFLLWQSAYAELVYLDTLWPDFDRRHLWYACELYAQRDRRFGGALPNPVPPPKPADD, encoded by the coding sequence ATGCGTGCCTTCGCCCGCCGCAGCACGGCGCCCGTCCGTCAGCCCACGCCGCACCCGTCCGGTGCCCGGCCGCCGTCGCTGCCGGCGGAGTCGCTGCCGAAGCACGTGGCGATCGTGATGGACGGCAACGGGCGGTGGGCCAAGGAGCGCGGCCTGGCCCGGACCAAGGGGCACGAGGCGGGCGAGCACTCGCTCTTCGACACCATCGAGGGCGCGATCGAGCTCGGCATCCCGTACCTGTCGGCGTACGCGTTCTCCACCGAGAACTGGCGTCGCTCGCCGGACGAGGTGCGCTTCCTGATGGGCTTCAACCGGGACGTCATCCACCGCCGCCGGGACGAGCTGCGCGATCTCGGCGTCCGGATCGTCTGGTCCGGCCGGGCCGGGCGGCTGTGGAAGAGCGTGATCGGCGAGTTGACCACCGCCGAGGAGATGTCGAAGAAGAACGCCACGCTCACGCTGCAGTTCTGTGTGAACTACGGCGGTCAGGCGGAGATCGCGGACGCGGCGCAGGCGATCGCGCGGGACGTGGCGGCCGGCAAGGTCAACCCGGAGAAGGTCAACGAGAAGCTGATCGCGAAGTACCTCTACCACCCCGAGGTGCCGGACGTGGACATGTTCCTGCGTCCCTCCGGCGAGCAGCGCATCTCGAACTTCCTGCTCTGGCAGTCCGCCTACGCCGAGCTGGTCTACCTGGACACGCTCTGGCCCGACTTCGACCGCCGCCACCTGTGGTACGCGTGCGAGCTCTACGCCCAGCGGGACCGCCGGTTCGGCGGCGCGCTGCCGAACCCGGTGCCGCCGCCCAAGCCGGCCGATGACTGA
- the recO gene encoding DNA repair protein RecO, whose amino-acid sequence MARIPRQLYRDDGLVLRVQKLGESDRIITLLTRHHGRLRAVARGVRRTNSRFGARLEPFGHVDLQLAGDPKDHGGGLHTVSQVEAVELYGKRFLADYPRYTAASAVAETAERLTPVEREPSLRMFQLTLGALRALAAGEHLATLVLDAYLLRGMGLAGWAPAITECAVCGEPGTHRAFSVPAGGSVCPDCRPPGSAHPAPATLELMSALTKGDWKTADSADPSHQRECSGLTAAHLQWHLERGLRSLPLVDRS is encoded by the coding sequence GTGGCCCGCATACCCCGCCAGCTCTACCGCGACGACGGACTGGTGCTGCGCGTGCAGAAACTGGGCGAGTCGGACCGGATCATCACGCTGCTGACCCGGCACCACGGGCGGCTGCGCGCGGTCGCCCGCGGCGTGCGGCGCACCAACTCCCGGTTCGGCGCGCGGCTGGAGCCGTTCGGCCACGTCGACCTGCAGCTGGCCGGCGACCCGAAGGACCACGGCGGCGGCCTGCACACGGTCAGCCAGGTCGAGGCCGTCGAGCTGTACGGCAAACGGTTCCTCGCCGACTACCCGCGTTACACGGCCGCGTCCGCGGTGGCGGAGACCGCGGAACGGCTGACCCCGGTCGAGCGCGAGCCGTCGCTGCGGATGTTCCAGCTCACGCTGGGCGCGCTCCGGGCGCTGGCCGCCGGTGAGCACCTGGCGACGCTGGTGCTGGACGCCTACCTGCTGCGCGGCATGGGCCTGGCCGGCTGGGCGCCGGCGATCACCGAGTGCGCGGTCTGCGGCGAGCCGGGCACGCACCGCGCGTTCTCCGTGCCGGCCGGCGGCAGCGTCTGCCCGGACTGCAGGCCGCCGGGCTCCGCGCACCCCGCTCCGGCCACGCTCGAGCTGATGAGCGCGCTGACCAAGGGTGACTGGAAGACAGCGGACAGTGCCGATCCGTCCCATCAGCGAGAGTGCAGCGGCCTGACGGCGGCGCACCTGCAGTGGCATCTGGAGCGCGGGTTACGCTCCCTGCCGCTGGTCGACCGTAGTTAG
- a CDS encoding DUF4097 family beta strand repeat-containing protein, which produces MTARTTLVALLAGITVLGAGCAGRNAREMEFRSTEPIAITEIRLTGDGGTVVVTTADRTDTQIDRVVRYSSVNAPETGYRIEGTALVIDTDCGSRCDVDYTVSAPRGVRVGGQSDAGDVRLTAVGAVNLRIESGSFTADGVDGPLRLQADSGDVTVSRVTGPADLRVQSGTLSASALGGAVTTVVESGDADLTLAVAVPVTARVDSGNLTLRVPDGKYRVRTDVDSGQVDVGIADDPAATTVLDLRADSGDLNVLRA; this is translated from the coding sequence ATGACCGCACGAACGACCCTGGTGGCGCTCCTCGCGGGGATCACCGTGCTCGGCGCCGGCTGTGCCGGGCGGAACGCCCGCGAGATGGAGTTCCGGAGCACCGAGCCGATCGCGATCACCGAGATCCGCCTCACCGGCGACGGCGGCACGGTCGTGGTGACCACGGCGGATCGCACGGACACCCAGATCGACCGCGTGGTGCGGTACAGCAGCGTGAACGCGCCGGAGACCGGCTACCGGATCGAGGGCACCGCGCTGGTGATCGACACGGACTGCGGCTCGAGGTGCGACGTCGACTACACGGTCAGCGCGCCGCGCGGTGTGCGGGTCGGCGGGCAGAGCGACGCCGGCGACGTGCGGCTGACCGCGGTCGGCGCGGTGAACCTGCGGATCGAGTCCGGCTCGTTCACCGCGGACGGCGTCGACGGCCCGCTCCGGCTGCAGGCCGACTCCGGCGACGTGACCGTGTCGCGCGTGACCGGCCCGGCCGACCTGCGCGTCCAGTCCGGCACGCTGTCCGCGAGCGCGCTGGGCGGCGCGGTGACCACGGTCGTCGAGTCCGGCGACGCCGACCTGACGCTCGCCGTGGCGGTCCCGGTCACCGCGCGGGTGGACAGCGGCAACCTGACGCTGCGGGTGCCGGACGGGAAGTACCGGGTGCGGACGGACGTCGACTCCGGCCAGGTGGACGTCGGCATCGCGGACGACCCGGCCGCCACCACCGTGCTCGACCTACGCGCGGACAGCGGCGACCTGAACGTCCTGCGCGCCTGA
- a CDS encoding acyltransferase family protein: protein MRNRYLDLLRAAAVLRVVVYHVTGLAALTVVLPAMSVMFALGGSLMAASVDRFGVSAIGRRMRRLLPSLWAVMAVFLPAMLLTGLDWDWRILFWIAPFIDPPASGLGLAALSANWYLRDFLWFVALSPLALPLFRRFPLPTIAAPFVLLVVTELKLVTIDNYVLRDIGLYFGAWLLGFAHHDGMLRRLTWRRLVPIAAVLAITGAAWFLTHPGPRGYDLNDIRIGNALWSTAFVLLALGLAPDALPWLSRRPRLDRLVTLLNSRALTIYLWHVPIIVGLGWVAARYGWPQTGALAVTVKLVLVSLLLAVAVAAFGWVEDVAAKRRPELIPGRARTRPAAVRPGPARDAHPEPVRDPRTGPVRGSLTEEILVSGAQDVQVAAVRA, encoded by the coding sequence ATGAGAAATCGATATCTGGACCTATTGCGCGCGGCCGCCGTCCTTCGGGTGGTCGTTTATCACGTCACCGGCTTGGCCGCGCTCACCGTCGTGCTGCCGGCCATGTCCGTGATGTTCGCGCTCGGCGGCTCACTGATGGCCGCCTCGGTCGACCGGTTCGGTGTCTCCGCGATCGGCCGGCGCATGCGGCGCCTGCTGCCCTCGCTCTGGGCGGTGATGGCGGTCTTCCTGCCCGCCATGCTGCTCACCGGGCTGGACTGGGACTGGCGCATCCTGTTCTGGATCGCGCCGTTCATCGACCCGCCGGCCAGCGGGCTCGGCCTCGCCGCGCTCTCCGCCAACTGGTACCTGCGCGACTTCCTCTGGTTCGTCGCGCTCTCCCCGCTGGCGCTGCCGCTCTTCCGCCGGTTCCCGCTGCCCACGATCGCCGCGCCGTTCGTGCTGCTGGTGGTGACCGAGCTGAAGCTGGTCACGATCGACAACTACGTGCTGCGCGACATCGGGCTGTACTTCGGCGCCTGGCTGCTCGGCTTCGCGCACCACGACGGCATGCTGCGCCGCCTCACCTGGCGCCGGCTGGTGCCGATCGCGGCCGTGCTGGCGATCACGGGCGCGGCCTGGTTCCTCACCCACCCCGGCCCGCGCGGCTACGACCTGAACGACATCCGGATCGGCAACGCGCTCTGGTCCACCGCGTTCGTGCTGCTCGCGCTCGGTCTCGCGCCGGACGCGCTGCCCTGGCTGAGTCGCCGCCCGCGCCTCGACCGGCTGGTCACGCTGCTCAACAGCCGCGCACTGACCATCTACCTCTGGCACGTGCCGATCATCGTGGGCCTCGGCTGGGTGGCGGCCCGCTACGGCTGGCCGCAGACCGGCGCGCTCGCGGTCACGGTGAAGCTCGTGCTCGTGTCGCTGCTGCTGGCGGTGGCGGTGGCCGCGTTCGGCTGGGTGGAGGACGTCGCGGCGAAGCGGCGCCCCGAGCTGATCCCGGGACGCGCCCGCACCCGGCCGGCGGCCGTGCGGCCGGGGCCGGCCCGGGACGCGCACCCCGAGCCGGTCCGGGACCCACGGACCGGGCCGGTCCGCGGCTCGCTCACCGAGGAGATCCTGGTCTCAGGCGCGCAGGACGTTCAGGTCGCCGCTGTCCGCGCGTAG